In Miscanthus floridulus cultivar M001 chromosome 5, ASM1932011v1, whole genome shotgun sequence, one genomic interval encodes:
- the LOC136452744 gene encoding LEAF RUST 10 DISEASE-RESISTANCEUS RECEPTOR-LIKE PROTEIN KINASE-like 2.1 isoform X1, with product MAPLLLLLLLLPVQLLLAVANAVPDSCTKATCACQDIHYPFWLNSSAPDCGYAGIGLLCEDNSTLILPFKSHRYIVSSIDYKTHTVLVSDADIADEYAAGCPRLHVNLTIDTVWLRLAPSASNITFLYSCKRNITLSSAVELSGCQPQQQDGNRSYVLRDGGITGAEAYEFECEEVVVAPVLDVHKKAVVGAPGGPPPENGSFREVLQGGFELNYDTHNHQCDRCEGSGGWCGYQRNETHVGGLTFTCFCEGGRTTDRCVTGSKRKTPIIAGIVAGTLSLLFLCLVILKFFSASKDGLLPFKSKDEPRVESFLQKNGNLHPKRYTYADVKRMTKSFTVKLGQGGFGAVYGGKLYDGRQVAVKMLKDTKGDGEEFMNEVASISRTSHVNVVSLLGFCIHGSKRALIYEYMPNGSLERYAFNSNMNSGNSLSWEKLFGIAIGTARGLEYLHRGCNTRIVHFDIKPHNILLDQDFCPKISDFGLAKLCLNKESAISIAGARGTIGYIAPEVYSKQFGIISSKSDVYSYGMMVLEMVGARDRNTSGNSESSSQYFPQWIYEHLDDYCISASEINGEMTELVRKMIVVSLWCIQVIPTDRPTMTRVVEMLDGSTSNLELPPKVYLS from the exons ATGGCTcctctgctcctgctcctcctcctcctccccgtccAGCTCCTCCTCGCCGTAGCCAATGCCGTCCCCGATTCCTGCACCAAAGCCACATGCGCCTGCCAGGACATCCACTACCCGTTCTGGCTCAACTCCTCCGCGCCCGACTGCGGCTACGCCGGGATCGGCCTTCTCTGCGAGGACAACTCGACGCTGATCCTCCCCTTCAAGTCCCACAGATACATAGTATCCAGCATCGACTACAAGACGCATACCGTCCTGGTCTCCGACGCCGACATCGCCGACGAGTACGCGGCCGGCTGCCCGCGGCTCCACGTGAACCTCACCATCGACACCGTTTGGCTGCGGCTCGCGCCCTCCGCTTCCAACATCACCTTCCTCTACAGCTGCAAGAGGAACATTACCCTGTCATCTGCCGTGGAGTTGAGTGGGTGCCAACCACAACAACAAGATGGCAATAGGTCGTACGTGCTGCGGGATGGTGGGATCACGGGTGCTGAGGCGTACGAGTTCGAGtgcgaggaggtggtggtggcgccgGTGCTGGATGTACACAAGAAAGCAGTCGTGGGCGCGCCTGGCGGTCCGCCTCCGGAGAACGGATCCTTCCGTGAGGTGCTGCAGGGCGGGTTCGAGTTGAACTACGACACCCACAACCACCAGTGCGACCGATGCGAGGGCTCCGGCGGATGGTGCGGCTACCAGCGCAACGAGACGCACGTCGGCGGCTTGACGTTCACCTGTTTCTGCGAGGGCGGCCGGACCACGGATCGTTGCGTAACAG GATCAAAACGGAAAACACCAATTATTGCTG GTATTGTTGCAGGCACGTTGTCACTTCTATTCCTGTGTCTAGTTATTCTCAAATTCTTCTCCGCTTCTAAAGATGGTTTGCTGCCCTTCAAATCGAAGGATGAACCAAGGGTTGAGTCATTTCTACAAAAGAACGGGAACCTACATCCAAAAAGATACACTTATGCAGATGTGAAAAGGATGACAAAATCCTTTACTGTGAAGCTAGGCCAAGGTGGATTTGGTGCTGTATACGGAGGCAAGCTCTACGATGGCCGCCAGGTAGCAGTTAAGATgctaaaggacaccaagggtgaTGGAGAGGAATTTATGAACGAGGTGGCTAGTATTAGCAGAACTTCTCATGTCAACGTTGTGTCACTTTTAGGATTTTGCATACATGGATCCAAAAGGGCACTTATTTACGAGTACATGCCTAATGGTTCGCTCGAAAGGTACGCCTTCAATAGCAACATGAATAGTGGAAATTCACTAAGTTGGGAGAAATTATTTGGCATAGCAATTGGCACGGCCAGAGGACTTGAATATCTCCACCGGGGATGCAATACTCGAATCGTGCATTTTGACATCAAACCACATAACATTCTATTAGATCAGGATTTCTGTCCTAAGATCTCTGACTTTGGATTGGCCAAGCTATGCCTGAATAAAGAGAGTGCTATCTCCATTGCTGGTGCAAGAGGGACAATAGGTTATATTGCCCCAGAGGTTTACTCAAAGCAATTCGGAATAATAAGTAGCAAGTCTGATGTGTATAGTTATGGAATGATGGTCCTTGAGATGGTTGGGGCAAGGGACAGGAATACAAGTGGAAATAGTGAATCTAGTAGTCAATATTTCCCTCAGTGGATTTATGAACATTTGGATGACTACTGTATCAGTGCTTCTGAGATTAATGGTGAGATGACAGAGCTCGTGAGAAAGATGATAGTGGTTAGTTTGTGGTGCATACAAGTGATTCCGACTGATCGGCCAACAATGACTAGAGTCGTCGAGATGCTAGACGGAAGCACAAGTAATCTGGAATTGCCACCCAAAGTTTACTTGAGCTGA
- the LOC136452744 gene encoding LEAF RUST 10 DISEASE-RESISTANCEUS RECEPTOR-LIKE PROTEIN KINASE-like 2.1 isoform X2 — MAPLLLLLLLLPVQLLLAVANAVPDSCTKATCACQDIHYPFWLNSSAPDCGYAGIGLLCEDNSTLILPFKSHRYIVSSIDYKTHTVLVSDADIADEYAAGCPRLHVNLTIDTVWLRLAPSASNITFLYSCKRNITLSSAVELSGCQPQQQDGNRSYVLRDGGITGAEAYEFECEEVVVAPVLDVHKKAVVGAPGGPPPENGSFREVLQGGFELNYDTHNHQCDRCEGSGGWCGYQRNETHVGGLTFTCFCEGGRTTDRCVTGSKRKTPIIAGTLSLLFLCLVILKFFSASKDGLLPFKSKDEPRVESFLQKNGNLHPKRYTYADVKRMTKSFTVKLGQGGFGAVYGGKLYDGRQVAVKMLKDTKGDGEEFMNEVASISRTSHVNVVSLLGFCIHGSKRALIYEYMPNGSLERYAFNSNMNSGNSLSWEKLFGIAIGTARGLEYLHRGCNTRIVHFDIKPHNILLDQDFCPKISDFGLAKLCLNKESAISIAGARGTIGYIAPEVYSKQFGIISSKSDVYSYGMMVLEMVGARDRNTSGNSESSSQYFPQWIYEHLDDYCISASEINGEMTELVRKMIVVSLWCIQVIPTDRPTMTRVVEMLDGSTSNLELPPKVYLS; from the exons ATGGCTcctctgctcctgctcctcctcctcctccccgtccAGCTCCTCCTCGCCGTAGCCAATGCCGTCCCCGATTCCTGCACCAAAGCCACATGCGCCTGCCAGGACATCCACTACCCGTTCTGGCTCAACTCCTCCGCGCCCGACTGCGGCTACGCCGGGATCGGCCTTCTCTGCGAGGACAACTCGACGCTGATCCTCCCCTTCAAGTCCCACAGATACATAGTATCCAGCATCGACTACAAGACGCATACCGTCCTGGTCTCCGACGCCGACATCGCCGACGAGTACGCGGCCGGCTGCCCGCGGCTCCACGTGAACCTCACCATCGACACCGTTTGGCTGCGGCTCGCGCCCTCCGCTTCCAACATCACCTTCCTCTACAGCTGCAAGAGGAACATTACCCTGTCATCTGCCGTGGAGTTGAGTGGGTGCCAACCACAACAACAAGATGGCAATAGGTCGTACGTGCTGCGGGATGGTGGGATCACGGGTGCTGAGGCGTACGAGTTCGAGtgcgaggaggtggtggtggcgccgGTGCTGGATGTACACAAGAAAGCAGTCGTGGGCGCGCCTGGCGGTCCGCCTCCGGAGAACGGATCCTTCCGTGAGGTGCTGCAGGGCGGGTTCGAGTTGAACTACGACACCCACAACCACCAGTGCGACCGATGCGAGGGCTCCGGCGGATGGTGCGGCTACCAGCGCAACGAGACGCACGTCGGCGGCTTGACGTTCACCTGTTTCTGCGAGGGCGGCCGGACCACGGATCGTTGCGTAACAG GATCAAAACGGAAAACACCAATTATTGCTG GCACGTTGTCACTTCTATTCCTGTGTCTAGTTATTCTCAAATTCTTCTCCGCTTCTAAAGATGGTTTGCTGCCCTTCAAATCGAAGGATGAACCAAGGGTTGAGTCATTTCTACAAAAGAACGGGAACCTACATCCAAAAAGATACACTTATGCAGATGTGAAAAGGATGACAAAATCCTTTACTGTGAAGCTAGGCCAAGGTGGATTTGGTGCTGTATACGGAGGCAAGCTCTACGATGGCCGCCAGGTAGCAGTTAAGATgctaaaggacaccaagggtgaTGGAGAGGAATTTATGAACGAGGTGGCTAGTATTAGCAGAACTTCTCATGTCAACGTTGTGTCACTTTTAGGATTTTGCATACATGGATCCAAAAGGGCACTTATTTACGAGTACATGCCTAATGGTTCGCTCGAAAGGTACGCCTTCAATAGCAACATGAATAGTGGAAATTCACTAAGTTGGGAGAAATTATTTGGCATAGCAATTGGCACGGCCAGAGGACTTGAATATCTCCACCGGGGATGCAATACTCGAATCGTGCATTTTGACATCAAACCACATAACATTCTATTAGATCAGGATTTCTGTCCTAAGATCTCTGACTTTGGATTGGCCAAGCTATGCCTGAATAAAGAGAGTGCTATCTCCATTGCTGGTGCAAGAGGGACAATAGGTTATATTGCCCCAGAGGTTTACTCAAAGCAATTCGGAATAATAAGTAGCAAGTCTGATGTGTATAGTTATGGAATGATGGTCCTTGAGATGGTTGGGGCAAGGGACAGGAATACAAGTGGAAATAGTGAATCTAGTAGTCAATATTTCCCTCAGTGGATTTATGAACATTTGGATGACTACTGTATCAGTGCTTCTGAGATTAATGGTGAGATGACAGAGCTCGTGAGAAAGATGATAGTGGTTAGTTTGTGGTGCATACAAGTGATTCCGACTGATCGGCCAACAATGACTAGAGTCGTCGAGATGCTAGACGGAAGCACAAGTAATCTGGAATTGCCACCCAAAGTTTACTTGAGCTGA